From the Perca fluviatilis chromosome 11, GENO_Pfluv_1.0, whole genome shotgun sequence genome, the window GAGTCAGTATGGTGAGGAATGGACTGTTTGACTTATCTGTACTGCCATAGCTGTActgatattttatattaactCCTGTGTTAGTTGGGATAGAGTTAAGTAAAATTCTTTATACTTCTGCAAAGAGGTCACCAGTATTcgtatttttaaatattttggctTTTTCAATTGGGGTTCTCAAATATGTTTCCATTAGATATAACTATTGTGTGAGCTGACTGTAATTTTAAATCCGTAGTGAATATATGTTTGGCTAGACTTGTTAAGGCCAACAAAAAGTAGATCCAAGTATTGTTTCACAATCATGTTATTTATTCCCCGGTTTTATTCAAATCGGTGTTCTAATTAAATCAAACATGGTAAACAAATGCAATTGTAATCCTGTAAAACCCGTTTGTTTGGACCACTGcatccaccaaaaaaaaaaagattgtccCACCGCAGCCACCGTACGTGTGTCTGACGACAGAGTTGGTTAGCACTTGGGAGTCAAACATGGCCGGTAGAGTAGGAAAACAGAGTCGTTCGGGCTCTGGCCTATCAGGTAGAAAATGTGCAGATGAGCAGGAAGAAGAGGAGCAGCCGCTGCAGGCTGTTTTAGTCGCTGACAGCTTCAACCGGAGGTTTTTCCCGGTGACCAAAGACCAGCCAAGGGTATGCAGCGAGCTAAGCTAACGGGAGCGCTAATGGTAGCTAGCTAACCAGTGTCCATGCTGTAAACAGTGACAGGGCTGCTCTGACACCGGTGAAACCATTATAAGAAAGCTAAAACACGTAACTTTAAAGCTATTGTTTGAGCTGTTGTGTTGTTTCTGTGTAATAGTGCTTGGGTAACGTTACTTGTTTTCAGTTTCCACCGTGACGCTGTACAGTTAACGTTACTTCACTCATGACATCTGTCACATTTTCGATGATGACAGGCTTTGCTGCCGCTGGGTAACGTTGCCATGATCGACTACACCCTGGAGTTCCTCACTTCCACTGGGGTGCAGGAAACATTTGTCTTCTGCTGCTGGATGGCCAGTGAAATCAAGGAACACTTGCTGTAAGTTTCActaattctgtgtgtgtgtgtgtcttgtgcaAATTGGTCTCAATGAAAGATGTTGACCTGTCCCTGTGTCTGACAGTAAATCAAAGTGGTGTCGACCCACCTCTCCAAACACACTCCACATCATCACTTCAGAGATGTACCGCTCCCTAGGGGATGTGCTCAGGGATGTTGACGCAAAGTCCCTTTTGCGCTCCGACTTTGTGTTGGTCTACGGAGATGTGGTATCGAATATTGACATCAGTCAGGCATTGCAGGAGCACAGGTGAGAGAAATATAGTCCGaacaaaattacattataaGGTATCCTTTGACTGTGTTGCTCTAATACGGCTCTATATGTGTACTTTTGTTCATGCACAGGCATCGTCGCAAGATGGAGAAGAACATCTCGGTGATGACGATGATCTTCAAGGAATCATCGCCAGGTCACAGGTCCCGCTGTGAGGAAGATGATGTCATCGTCGCTATGGACAGCAAGAGCCAGCGGATTTTACACTATCAGAAGACACAGGGGCTGAAGAGGCTACAGTTCCCCATGGTAGGAGTTTCACATTTTTATCACATCTTTAACTTCCTTGGGCTTTGGATTGATTATTAACAGTCGTTCCTGTTTGTTTTGCAGAACATTTTTCACAGTGCAAGTGATGAGTTTGAAATCAGACACGACCTCCTGGACTGTCACATCAGTATCTGCTCCCCACAGGTTAGTTTCCAGATAGAGACCGGAGCTATTGAACTCCCTATTAGTGATTGTGGTAACACAAGTTTTCTCATCATTCATTTTTCAGGTTGCTGAGCTCTTCACTGACAATTTTGACTACCAGACTAGGAATGACTTTGTCAGAGGGATGTTGGTCAATGAAGAGGTATTGCGCAGccatatttaaattttattgaAGTTTTCATCATGTTATGCTACTGATTCGGTGCATCATTTATTGTATTTCTGTTAAGATTCTGGGCAACCAGATACACATGCATGTCACCAAGGATGGCTATGGTGTCCGGGTGTCCAACCTTCTCATGTACGACTCGGTGTCATCGGACCTCGTGCGCCGATGGGTGTACCCGCTCACTCCAGAGGCTAACTTCATTGACCAGAAGGGACGAAGCTGCACGTATTCTCGCCACAACGTCTACCGAGGGTCTGGAGTCAGCTTGGGCCATGGCAGCCAGATGGTGGAGAACGTTCTCATCGGCTGTGACACTAGCATCGGTGCTAACTGTTACATTTATAACAGTGTCATCGGTAACAATTGCACCATAGGTGAGCTCTCTGACCAGCAgcatttgtttgtgtatgaAAGTAGGATATATCTAAGTATGTTATAAAAGTAGTGTTAACGGTcgccgttttttttttcacaacagGTGACAATGTAACCCTAGACCATGCCTACATCTGGAATAATGTTCACATTGCCAGCAACGTGGTGATCAGCCAGTCTCTGGTCTGCGACAAGGCTGAGGTCAAAGAAGGCGTGAAGCTAAACAAACAGTGTGTCCTGGCGTATAACGTAAGCAATGCATGTATTATCatcatttattctttattgtAATTAACTAAAGGCTGATAGATCAAATTAGTGAGTTTGGAGAGCTGCTGTTCGTGTTAAAGCCCAGATTATCTCGACCTCCTCGCTTAATTTGCTGGGAACTGTTTTGCAGGTGGCGATTGGACCAAACATCTCTCTACCTGAAGGCACCGTGGTGTCCATGCACCttccagaggaggaggaggaggaggatgatgacGAATTCCTGAGTGACGATGCCCAGGTTGGTCACAGCAAAGACAAACCCAAACTGAAAGGTGCGTATTGTGCGTActgacatatactgtacatgaagtaaacaaaatgCTTACATGTTTGTGGTAAAGAGCCTTGTGTTCATCTGTCCTCCAGTGTTTAACCCAGCAGAGGTTGGCGCAGAGGGAAAAGGCTACATCTGGAAGACTAGCAGTCTGGATGACACAGAGGATGAAGAGTTGTTGCACTGTCTCTGGGGTAGGATAGCAGCGTGGCTGGCTTATTGAGTTCATCATAGTAAAACTGCCATTTCCCATAATGCTATAGTCCATGTTCCAGCAGCCTGGCTTTTGTCTCTTGTGCAACAGGTTTGGTGCTGAACCCTGACCCTGAGAGTGAAAGTGAGGACAGTGAGCCCGATGATCCTGATGACCCGGTGATCCCCTCCCCCGAGATGGATGATGTCACAGGTGAGTGTTTCACCTGTCTGCCCCCTACTGGCCAAAGAGATAAAATACCAACCACAAGACCATATAACTGCATATATCTGTTTAAAATCTTCTCTTTACACTTAGCTCagcggtgtcaaactcattttcccagagggccacactggaaaaagagaatcacaccaaagGCCTGTAGAGTTTATTGATGTGCTTTGTTACTGCgtgtcacttttttattttttttacattttggtagcttttttcctcatttttgttgatttagttcagacttttttttgtggctttctcagacatttgtcacctgtttttttttttttttttttttttagctttttccgacatttttgttgacatgaagcactacaaaagttatcaaaagagttccttatcTATCATAgagtttagcatttttttttttaacaacaacctgtttctcagcctgaatatgaaaactctctctctgcttctgggggaatttctgagtctcagagtctgcAAATCTGACacattctgctttgaatgtcaggatATTGCAGTtagaaaaacactttcctgtgtttttggtttggctcacaactaggtgggccaaaatttattgtgaacccaaattgatatacgggccggatctaaatctgcaaggggccggatttggcccgcgggaacttgagtttgacacgtgtgacTTAGATGATCTAATGgccttttcattttattttttttaatgcatgaGGACTTAAGCCTCCATATTGTCTTTGGGTTGAGACATCCTCCTTTCTGACTCTTGTTCTTTGGTCTGTTCATGCGTAGTCTTCCAGATGGAGGTGCTGGGGACTCTGCAGAGAGGTTTGGAGGAAAACATCAGCTGTGACAATCTTGTACTTGAGATCAACTCTCTCAAGTGAGTAGGAACTTAAAATTGCCCGCAGTTCTATTGCTCTCTTTCAAAGTGATTGTTTTTGCACATTCAGTTTTGACATGCACTTTCCCTTCAGGTACGCCTACAACATCACTCTGAAGGAGGTGATGCAGATCTTAACCAGAGTGGTGCTGGAGTATCCTTTCAAGCAGCAGGGCCCACAGCTTACCCCATCACAATACGTTACTCTGCTCGAACCGGTAaatatgtgttgttgtttttttttaacaacacgTTCATGTAAGTGTAGACACAATAGAATTAAAGATattacttttgtctttgttctctTCTCAGTTATTAAAGAAATGGGCGCCGGTGTTTAAGAACTATGTGAAGAGAGCACAGGACCatctagactgtctgtctgcctttgaGGAACACTTCCTGGAGCAGAAGAGTCACTGGGCTGCTATGTTCAAGGTCAGGGCCAGTCGACATTGACATGTACACTCAGTAATCTGCTGACTCCAATACAGGTTGAACACAGGTTAACAAGAAAAGATGTTAGTCATCGAACATCAGGGACCATGTAACCCTGCAGGTTACTCTGCGTTCATCCTGGACTATACCTGGTGCTGAagatgctgtgtttttgttttttgttatttcctATCCAGGTCCTGATGAGCATGTACCAGCTGGAGATCCTGGAGGAGGAGATGATACTGCGTTGGTTCTCCCAGGGAGCCACCACCGACATGAGCAAGCAGCTACGCAAGAACCAGGGGGTAGGTACAGGCTGAGCTGGGTCACATAGGACAATAGTTATGACATCATTTCACAATTATCCTGTAACTGGTTGAAGTTTGAAGTATGATGTGATGAGATGATGTGTTACCAGCTGCTGCCAGCACAACAGATGTAAAACAGTATGGAGAGCTACAAGTTGGTGTAAAATACCAGATTGTTGGTTTGCTTTCTTTGAACGCTCAGAGGAAAGTACATTGCCTGGcactttttatttatgtagcacCATTCATCGAGGCTATTCATTCTTTTGTCTATGTTTTTTACATAGGGAATAAAATGCGTTCAAAAACGATTCAAGACAATGTAGATGAAGATAGAATTTAGCAGAATCAAATTAATAGAAAGGGACAACAATATTAGACGCTACTGTTTAACCACTATGACTTGATAGTAATATAAACTTTGTATGGAGGACCTAACCAGACTTGCaagggaaaaaggaaaaacatcagttaaataaatgaaagagaAATAAAGACATCAATCACATAGGTGGGTTTTTcaaatgattttcttttttctacaaattaatatataaaatctaaatattaaagGGAATAACATAATACTGTAATAAAACAGTGATTGGTATGACCTATAATCTTTTTTTGCAAAGAGGAGAATGTTCACTCATCTGACCTGTCCATCAGCAGCGGGCCTGCTGTGTATTTGACAAAATCCACGACGCCCTCATCATTTACATATAAATTACATCACAACCCAATTTACAATTAAGACCTTTTTCAAATTACTTTAATGTATTTGTATCGTTTTTGGTAGCAATTTTTTCAGAAAGCTGGATTTCTCACACAACCCTGTCCCTTATATTTTTCTTCAACAGCTTCAAAAGTTCATCCAATGGTTGGAGGAGGCTGAGGAGTTTTCAGAGGAGGAAGGGAAATAATGAGAACTTCAAAAAGGACAAAGATGAAAAACTTGAAAATTGTTTGTGAAAAACCCTTTATTGTGAATAAAGGGATTCAGGCTGTTGGTTTTACCCTTCACAGTAGATTTTTGCCACTTATATCCATCAAAATCTCTTCTGTACAGTTCAAGCTCATATTCATTTCATCACATAGTGCCACGTCATGTAAGGGCTGTGTGTTGTGAACGTCAATATCCAAATAAAGAAGAAAGACCCTCGGACTGCTTGAGAATGTATCTCACTTTTCTGTCAACAACACAAAATGTCTCAATCAATATTAAACTGttgctttgatttaaaaagtgatttattAAATACAAAGACCACATCACTTTGAAAAAATAAGATTGTGTACAGTGTTTagtgttcattttttttgtctacaTACTGAACAGTGACTGCAGGTCATAAAACAATACAGTAAAAACAATTAACTAGGAGGTAGAAGATTATTCTGCTAAATAGATTCTGTACAAATCCCCTTAAGATTGGATTTTAATTCCATCCTGTTGGACATGATGACCAGAAAGTTGGACTGACGGTGACAAGATATCACAAATTTCTTTGATCAGGTTGACAGTTAAAATCGTGAAAGtaaaagactgtgaaaataaatgattaccAAACTAAACCAATTTAAGCTGACCGATATGatctaaaatacaaataaaaaaaaaaaaaaacattttcattacaaaaataaaatgttccctTTACAAAGTAGCTTTGAATTTCCAAAATCCTGCATTGAATGCCTGCTCCTCAGGTGTTTTATCAATTGCAATGCTTATAATAATTATGGCCCAGTGACTGCTAAAGAAATTAGAGATACTGTAGCTTAGAGGCAACATCAGGTTTCAAGCTAATTTGTACTTGTCATAGCTTGACATGCAACTGTACACCAGTAGACCTACCAGGAATTTATCTTGTACCAAGGCCCCATTCACCTACAGCACAAACTCTTTTAGGCCTTCAGACCTAATTATTGTTTTCACCAGACTAACTGAGGTCTaggattctctttttttttttttttttttttctttttttttttttttttttttttttttttttttttttttttttttttttttttttttttttttttttttttttttttttttctctctctctctctcgacaaGTGATtaaacatctttgtttgagtgGTCCATTCAGTAAAACAattcaactaaatatttaaCACAATAACAGAACACAACAGTTTAGAAAATACATAATTAACTTGGGTTTTGTCTAATTGCACACTAAAATTGTTGTTGctaccttttcttttttgtaaagtaagtttgtttttgtattttctaaTTTGTTATTGTCTTTCTAAAATgtgctttctgtgtgtgtaatgtctcATCCAATAGTGTTGTGTTTTGCCCCTCACAGCTTTATAACCTTGCAATATGGCAAGTGACAAATTATGTTAGCATCAGGGCAGTGCCGTGGAATCTAATATAAAACACCGGCGGCAGTAATGGGGCGCCCAAAAAGCGGTGACACAGCTTTTTAAGGCCGTTAACCCTGCAGTATCCACGTCTCCAAGCCTACTTTGACCTGTCATCCTGTTTTCCCACCAAGCAGTAAATGGCCTTGGCTAGAAGCGAAGCCCCTGTGATACCAGTAACAGCAGTCAGCGTCTTCCACATGCTGGCTGATCTCTCGTGCCTGTCCATGAAGCTCCTGTAGTCAGTGGGCACCAGGATGAACTTGCGGCCGTCCTGCGGGGCCTGCAGCCTCATCACCTGGCCCCCCTCCAGCACCACCTCACCGAAACCAGTCAGGGTGCTCCCCACACGCAGCAGCTCCTCGCTCTCCTCCATCGCCACTGGTTTCTCCCCGCTGAGGCCCTGCATCACCAAGTTCCCCAAGCCCTCCTCAGCACGTCTTACTTTGAAATAAACCCTATCCAGGTAGCACCCCGAGGCCTCCAGAGGGTTTTGAATCTTCACATACAAATCAGTGATGTAGGCTCCAGGGCTGACCAGACTGAAGGGCACAGAGTTGTTGGTTTCTTTTCTGTTCATTGTCCGAGAATTCCTGCAAAAGTAATCAAAAGGTTGTTACGAGGTTAGTTGCTTGATAAAAAGAcacttttggttttattttgtaggaaAAAAAATTGTACCATGTCTTGGTGATGGAGTTCCAGTATTTCCAGTGCTCCTCAACTGCTATCTTCTGAATCACACCGAAGCATCGTGGGACAAACTGGCTGGCCAGAGGCTCCCCATCCGCCTGGACCAGACCTTCAAACAGATATGAAAGAAACTATCAAATATCTGGGATTGATCCCATACAAAACTGCATTTACTCAAATGTTCATTGTAGTTTGTACCTTCTACAGCAACATACTGAAGTCGCTTGTGGGGAGATACTCTTAGTACTTGGACCAAATGTTGATCTGGCTTGAAAAGGGGTATTTCCtaaaataaagaagaagaaaaaagcttTAAGATTAGCATTTTAAAAAGATATACGTGCaatttagtgtcccaaattccccataaCAATGTCCTAcatgcagtttagtgtcccaagtTCTCCATGCAATGTCCTtaattaattatgaacctgctaaaccacctgtgctaccctaaccctaacctaaccttaacttgtctcaaataagacccttatcatttgggacactcagtttttggaaaataatttgggacactaaactgcacgtaagcCCACTTTAAATCATTACAAGACCAGAGATGTGTTAATACTTAACAGTACTCAAACAATGATGTACAGTACTTGCCTTCAGCTTTTCcaactcttttttcttttcttggtaTAGATGATAGAAAAGGCCAGAGAAGGCAAAGCTGGACCCGACACCAACCAAAACCAGCGGGTTTACAGGGAAATCACCCATATCTGTAATAAGGAAGGTGTAATAAGGTCAACATAAGTCAAAGTAAACTACTGTAGGTCTAACGTTACACATAGTAATAATCAGTGCAGAAGTACGTCGGTTGCTAGGAAGAAAAATTACAGATAAAGACCAGAaaagtggaataaaacgtaCCTGCTAAACTAGCAGGTAAAACTCGGACACACCTGCAGTTTGGTCACGAAATcgaaaacaaaagctgtctgtCATAGGTCATAGACAGGTTCTGGTTGAGTTTAATTTCCTGCTTGTCAACGTTGCGTCATGTTTCATCAGCCAATAGGAAATAAGCAACGTTTTGCTTATGAGATTTTCTTACCACTAGGTGGCAGCAGTGTTCTGCATGAAACCATAgtttattctgccattgactcgtttggtgtttggtggattggatgattctgCCTACAGCAGTTGGATCGTAGGGTCGAAGTGTGGAGAAGACGCGGAGAACGCTATGCTGATTGGTGCATCGAAAGAGTAACACCTTTTGGTGGAggcagtgtgatggtgtggggtgGCATCTCCCTCACTGGAAAAAATTGTCTTGTCATCATTGGAGGCAATCTCAGtgcagagagatatagagatgagattctgcaaccagtggccatcccatatctccacagtctgagaccgaactctatcctccaagatgacaactCTCGCCCCTACAGGGcagggtttatcagagactacctccagaatgtgggagtggagaggagggactggcctgccagcagtcctgacttCAACCCCATTGagcacttgtgggatcagcttgggcgtgctgttcgtgccagagtgaccaacacaaccatgttggctgacttgcgacaaatgctggttgaagaatgggatgccatcccacagcagtgtgtgaccaggctggtgaccagcatgaggaggaggtaccaggctgttgtggctgtgtatggttcttccacacgttACTGAGGCTCCTGTAATTAGCTAGCAATGTGTTAAAACATGTAGTCCTTTGGGTTTCAGTAGGCTACCTGAACTCTGTTTGTTATTAAGCCCACACTCACTCAGTGATGGAAGATACGTTACGGAAGATATGTTCATGCAAAAGTAGCAATGCCACActataaaaatactccattacaagtaaaagctcATAATTAAGATTTTagcttttacacacagtttagtttattttttaaccatgcatcatattttacaaACTGTGCACgtttgtatgtaaaatcttaatctaaaaagtaacttttttgtgaagaatataaaaaattacTTATTTTCAATGCACACAgtacaccccacacacacacacataactattacataggAGGTGTTCGAGTCTGCTGGATCAGagtgtaataattgtaggtGCCATGAAATTAACTGTATCCTCCTCCTAACtgggcctgctgtgtgtgtgtgtgtgtctctctctgtgtgtgtctatgcgtctgtatgtgtgcgtgtgagcgTAGATGTCTGTCTgcgggaatgttgtctttctgcacctgatatttccacaaaaaatgacaaaattgttacatttcaagcactttcacctgctctGATTACGTTCTaaaaataagcaccaataatgatcaacaatcttgtttctattttttttttttaccttgaatttccttgttttctcacaaaaaatgaaaatgatcatatgatcataaatgtgatgtcacaggggtaaatggcaaatatgaaccataaatgaagTATACATTGGTAAgtgagctaaagtaaacatctgttaagcatttttatatacattgttatggctgtattgatttaaaagccttataatgtggtgggtccaccagacacaggaacattggctgtgtaacaaaaatacgaacaccacacaagggttaaagaactGTATGGGCTGACTGTAAAATAAGCCCCAAAAATGTAGTTAGCCCATAATAATAATGGTTATTACCCTTATGGGTAGAATAGCAGGGACCCATAATCAGCCCATCTGGGGCCCAGCTAGTGTGGGCCCCAGATGGGAGAAACCTAGATTGCCCATGTGGGTTTTAGCTAGGGCCCATGTGAAGCCCACATGGAGCCCATATCCAACACGTATGGGCACCACATGGGTGTGTTGATAGGGTAGTAGCTGTTGAAAATTTAGTGGAGTAGATATAAAGTATCTAAAATACCTCTAAAATGTAAGGATATTAAGGATATTATGTGGATAACTGCAGTTTGTAGGACAAGAACTCCTGGTTGTCACAAGATGATTACTGTAGTAGGAAATAAGAGTATTTCCATGTTATGTTACTATATACTACATTACATTTTAgaggaaaatattgtactttttacttcactacatttatttgacatatCAGTTACTAGTTATTTTGCTAATTAAAGGCTCTGCAAACAGGTGTTTTCATTTGGCTAATAAGACCTCTAGTCAGGTGTTAGGTGGGTggagttatgctggaagttctGTGATGTCACCAAACTCAACAACAGTTGTCTGGCCCTCAGGTACAACGAAATCAACGCAAGGTTGAGAGAGATGTCAATCAAGCACAATGTGTAGGctacccacacagtcctgagaAGACTCTACATATTGAATAATTTTaaggcccgagcgccgacagcggcgaaagccctattgaaactgaaggaattattaaatgaatcacctttttgaggggcttaacatattcaaaaactcaccaaaatggGCGGtcacatcaagtctggtgaaaatgtacgtattttaagggttttgggaataggcgcacaaaaatggctcgctagcctaaaaaaaaactaaagaaattgaggccctgcagtgtgtttaacgtagactcacgaaacttggtacacatatgtagcatgtcaagatgtacaaaaaacgtcattggagtcataccctaaacccaacaggaattccgccatttttaattgaaagttcgaaattagtgcgattttggccatttccacgtcgtactttaacgaactcctcctagagatttcattacttttgatactttaagtactttaaattaactaatattttgaatgcaggacttttacttgtaacagagtatttttacattgtggtattatgccctctgagtacttcttccaccactgcaaaaaGCACTATGTATGTCTGAGTCAGCCCTGTCTCTTTGAGAAGACAACTCTTACTTTAATGTGTAGTTTAATATGTAACTTGTTACCATGGTGTTATCCTGATTATTGTTGCCAATCTGAAGGATATAGTTATGAAAGCGACGATTTACAGGCTGAGTCATGCTGCATTTATGTAGACTGTTACAGGTTTCATGCATCTATGAGATGTGAGCAGCAGCAAGGAGGATTTTCCCTTCTCAGATAGTTTTATAATAATGACTTTTAGCAGCCTGGAGATATCAATACATTCAGTGTTTCACAAGATAGGAGAAAGGTAAAAACGTTTATAGCAGCAtgatatttcttttcttttctcatatTATCCATCTCATGACCTCTCCGATTTTACAGTGCAGAGGTCAAGATCACCTAAGTGCACTCAACGCTGAAGCATCTAATCCTCTGATTTTGTCTTTACTGAAAGTTGCCAGCGTTGGACAACGTAATACCTACACCCATGCATCATAAAGTAAACATGTCACAGACTTCGCCAGCTTCCcttttctctgcctctctgtgtgtactgAATAGCTGGTCCTTGGCAAACAGTGTTTGACTGTGAATACACACCTGCTTTACATGTATGGTCATATATTCTCCTGTCATTTGGATGCTTTGTTCACCTGTTGTTTCCATCCTATTTTCCCCAGGCTgtgaaataaagtaataaaataagaattgctgaataatatactgtacataccacTAGAGCTGCTCTTGTCCcttagttactcgttacttgATTCAGGCGTTCATCCCTCGTCTGTCCTTGACTGCTCACTGAAA encodes:
- the eif2b5 gene encoding translation initiation factor eIF-2B subunit epsilon, giving the protein MAGRVGKQSRSGSGLSGRKCADEQEEEEQPLQAVLVADSFNRRFFPVTKDQPRALLPLGNVAMIDYTLEFLTSTGVQETFVFCCWMASEIKEHLLKSKWCRPTSPNTLHIITSEMYRSLGDVLRDVDAKSLLRSDFVLVYGDVVSNIDISQALQEHRHRRKMEKNISVMTMIFKESSPGHRSRCEEDDVIVAMDSKSQRILHYQKTQGLKRLQFPMNIFHSASDEFEIRHDLLDCHISICSPQVAELFTDNFDYQTRNDFVRGMLVNEEILGNQIHMHVTKDGYGVRVSNLLMYDSVSSDLVRRWVYPLTPEANFIDQKGRSCTYSRHNVYRGSGVSLGHGSQMVENVLIGCDTSIGANCYIYNSVIGNNCTIGDNVTLDHAYIWNNVHIASNVVISQSLVCDKAEVKEGVKLNKQCVLAYNVAIGPNISLPEGTVVSMHLPEEEEEEDDDEFLSDDAQVGHSKDKPKLKVFNPAEVGAEGKGYIWKTSSLDDTEDEELLHCLWGLVLNPDPESESEDSEPDDPDDPVIPSPEMDDVTVFQMEVLGTLQRGLEENISCDNLVLEINSLKYAYNITLKEVMQILTRVVLEYPFKQQGPQLTPSQYVTLLEPLLKKWAPVFKNYVKRAQDHLDCLSAFEEHFLEQKSHWAAMFKVLMSMYQLEILEEEMILRWFSQGATTDMSKQLRKNQGLQKFIQWLEEAEEFSEEEGK
- the LOC120568729 gene encoding mitochondrial ubiquitin ligase activator of nfkb 1-A; protein product: MGDFPVNPLVLVGVGSSFAFSGLFYHLYQEKKKELEKLKEIPLFKPDQHLVQVLRVSPHKRLQYVAVEGLVQADGEPLASQFVPRCFGVIQKIAVEEHWKYWNSITKTWNSRTMNRKETNNSVPFSLVSPGAYITDLYVKIQNPLEASGCYLDRVYFKVRRAEEGLGNLVMQGLSGEKPVAMEESEELLRVGSTLTGFGEVVLEGGQVMRLQAPQDGRKFILVPTDYRSFMDRHERSASMWKTLTAVTGITGASLLAKAIYCLVGKQDDRSK